In one window of Streptomyces roseofulvus DNA:
- a CDS encoding ROK family transcriptional regulator, producing MTARPANVHQARLLRLLRDGGPNSRAQLGDLVDLSRSKLAVEVDRLLETGLVVADGLAASRGGRRSHNLRLAPALRFLGVDIGATSIDVAVTNAELEVLGHLNQPVDVREGPVAVFERVLAMADKLKASGVAEGFDGAGIGVPGPVRFPEGVPVAPPIMPGWDGFPVREALSQDLGCPVMVDNDVNLMAMGEQHAGVARSVGDYLCVKIGTGIGCGIVIGGQVYRGTTGSAGDIGHIQVQPDGRACACGNLGCLEAHFSGAALARDAEDAARSGRSAQLAARLEAAGELTAADVSAAAAAGDTVSLELIREGGQRLGQVIAGLVSFFNPGLVVIGGGVTGLGHTLLASVRTQVYRQSLPLATGNLPIVLGELGPTAGVIGAARLISDHVFSPA from the coding sequence ATGACCGCTCGACCCGCGAACGTGCACCAGGCGCGACTGCTGCGCCTGTTGCGTGACGGAGGCCCCAACTCCCGTGCGCAGCTGGGCGATCTGGTGGACCTGTCCCGTTCCAAGCTGGCGGTCGAGGTGGACCGGCTGCTGGAGACGGGGCTGGTGGTCGCGGACGGGCTCGCCGCCTCGCGCGGCGGACGCCGCTCGCACAACCTCCGGCTCGCCCCGGCGCTGCGGTTCCTCGGGGTCGACATCGGGGCCACCTCGATCGACGTCGCCGTCACCAACGCCGAACTGGAGGTCCTGGGCCACCTGAACCAGCCCGTGGACGTCCGTGAAGGGCCCGTCGCCGTCTTCGAACGGGTGCTGGCCATGGCGGACAAACTGAAGGCGTCGGGAGTCGCGGAGGGGTTCGACGGCGCGGGCATCGGCGTCCCCGGCCCCGTCCGCTTTCCCGAGGGCGTGCCCGTCGCGCCGCCGATCATGCCCGGCTGGGACGGCTTCCCCGTCCGCGAGGCCCTCAGCCAGGACCTCGGCTGCCCGGTGATGGTCGACAACGACGTGAACCTCATGGCGATGGGGGAGCAGCACGCGGGCGTCGCCCGCTCCGTCGGCGACTACCTCTGCGTCAAGATCGGTACGGGCATCGGCTGCGGCATCGTGATCGGCGGCCAGGTGTACCGCGGTACGACGGGCAGCGCCGGCGACATCGGGCACATTCAGGTCCAGCCGGACGGACGGGCCTGCGCCTGCGGCAACCTGGGCTGCCTGGAAGCCCACTTCAGCGGCGCGGCGCTGGCCCGGGACGCCGAGGACGCGGCGCGCTCGGGCCGGTCGGCGCAGCTCGCCGCGCGACTGGAGGCGGCCGGCGAGCTGACCGCCGCGGACGTCTCGGCGGCAGCGGCGGCGGGCGACACCGTGTCCCTGGAGCTGATCCGCGAGGGCGGACAGCGGCTGGGCCAGGTCATCGCCGGGCTCGTCAGCTTCTTCAACCCGGGACTCGTCGTCATCGGCGGCGGTGTCACCGGGCTCGGCCACACCCTGCTGGCCAGCGTCCGCACCCAGGTCTACCGCCAGTCGCTGCCGCTCGCGACCGGCAACCTCCCCATCGTGCTGGGCGAGTTGGGCCCCACCGCCGGAGTGATCGGCGCGGCCCGCCTCATCAGCGATCACGTCTTCTCACCCGCCTGA
- a CDS encoding sugar ABC transporter ATP-binding protein, translating into MATLPPLLTMHRITKSFPGVRALDGVDLEVQAGEVHCLLGQNGAGKSTLIKVLAGAHQPDGGEITWGGEPVSPASPIAAMRLGIATIYQELDLVGGLSVAENVFLGNEPTSAGFVVRGARARAAAARLLERLGHPEIDPARHVGELSAAQQQIVSMARALSHEVRLIVMDEPSAALDPDEVDNLFRIVAELTADGVAVVYISHRLEEIRRIGDRVTVLKDGRSVAGGLPADTTPTRDIVSLMTGRTVEHVFPDRPEEGAGGTDGAAARDPVLRVEGLTRRGEFAPLDLALRTGEIVGLAGLVGSGRSEILETIYGARRPDAGRVLVDGVPLRPGSVRAAVRAGIGLAPEERKAQALLMLESVGSNVSVATLSRYARAGWLDRRAERAAAHGAVRELSLRPDDPDAAVRTLSGGNQQKAVLARWLLRGCKVLLLDEPTRGVDIGARAELYAVIRRLADEGLAVLLVSSEVPEVLGLADRVLVLREGSVVHTAPARELDEHRVLDLVMEGNPTP; encoded by the coding sequence ATGGCAACACTCCCACCACTGCTCACGATGCACCGCATCACCAAGTCCTTCCCCGGCGTCCGCGCCCTGGACGGCGTGGACCTCGAAGTCCAGGCCGGCGAGGTCCACTGCCTCCTCGGCCAGAACGGCGCCGGAAAGTCGACGCTCATCAAGGTCCTCGCCGGAGCCCACCAGCCCGACGGCGGCGAGATCACCTGGGGCGGCGAACCGGTCTCCCCGGCCTCGCCGATCGCGGCCATGCGGCTCGGGATCGCCACGATCTACCAGGAGCTGGACCTGGTCGGCGGCCTGTCCGTCGCCGAGAACGTGTTCCTCGGGAACGAGCCGACCTCCGCCGGGTTCGTCGTCCGCGGGGCCCGGGCACGCGCGGCCGCCGCTCGTCTCCTGGAACGCCTCGGGCACCCGGAGATCGATCCGGCCCGGCACGTCGGCGAACTGTCCGCCGCGCAGCAGCAGATCGTCTCCATGGCCCGCGCGCTCTCCCACGAGGTGCGGCTGATCGTCATGGACGAGCCGTCCGCCGCGCTCGACCCCGACGAGGTCGACAACCTCTTCCGGATCGTCGCCGAACTCACCGCCGACGGCGTCGCCGTCGTCTACATCTCCCACCGGCTGGAGGAGATCCGCCGCATCGGCGACCGGGTCACGGTCCTGAAGGACGGCCGCTCCGTCGCCGGCGGCCTGCCGGCGGACACCACCCCGACCCGGGACATCGTCTCCCTCATGACCGGCCGCACCGTCGAGCACGTCTTCCCCGACCGCCCCGAAGAGGGAGCCGGAGGAACCGACGGCGCCGCCGCCCGGGACCCCGTCCTCAGGGTCGAGGGCCTCACCCGGCGCGGCGAGTTCGCCCCCCTCGACCTCGCCCTGCGGACCGGGGAGATCGTCGGACTCGCCGGACTGGTCGGCTCCGGCCGCAGCGAGATCCTGGAGACGATCTACGGGGCGCGCAGGCCCGACGCCGGCCGCGTCCTCGTCGACGGCGTCCCGCTGCGCCCCGGCAGCGTCCGCGCCGCCGTCCGGGCCGGCATCGGACTGGCGCCCGAGGAACGCAAGGCGCAGGCCCTGCTGATGCTGGAGTCCGTCGGCAGCAACGTCTCGGTCGCCACCCTCTCCCGCTACGCCCGGGCGGGCTGGCTCGACCGGCGTGCCGAACGGGCCGCCGCGCACGGCGCGGTGCGCGAGCTGTCGCTGCGGCCCGACGACCCGGACGCGGCGGTCAGGACGCTGTCCGGCGGCAACCAGCAGAAGGCCGTGCTCGCGCGTTGGCTGCTGCGCGGCTGCAAGGTGCTGCTCCTCGACGAACCGACCCGGGGCGTCGACATCGGCGCCCGGGCGGAGCTGTACGCCGTGATCCGCCGGCTGGCCGACGAAGGGCTGGCGGTCCTGCTGGTCTCCAGCGAGGTTCCCGAGGTCCTCGGACTCGCCGACC